Within Anopheles ziemanni chromosome 2, idAnoZiCoDA_A2_x.2, whole genome shotgun sequence, the genomic segment agaaaaaaaaaactgaaagtaTGTAAAGCAGAAGAaacggttcctttttttcctacatGAATGAACCTGATTTTATCACTGATCTCTAGCGAGAGTGGTTGGTAGGAGGAAGATGATCAAAGAGTCGATCGCCGATGGTGTGAGGTATTATGTGGCCGAGAACGAGCgtatgcgtgtttgtgtgtgtttgtatgtctgtgtgtgcgtgtggttcCAAGGATCAGATGTAGTAAACCGTTAAACGAACAGGCTGCTAAAAACTAATAGGACTTACAATAGAAAAACCCAACTGGTTACGCAAGGAGTGAGAATGATCAATAGTGAGTTGTAGGATGCATAGATGCTTTCGAGGGGGTGTGACCCCCACCACGGGGTGGGGGTGGAATATCAGACAAAAGATGGAATGAAATGGATCAATTATTATTGATGGAGCAGAAGAAATATATACATATTATAATTGTCAAAATAAAGTTTGATATAGATTTAAACCATCTAGTGTATAGCGTTTTGGTTCTGGAAAAAGGTTTGGGATTTGGGTTTGGGTTCCCTATACACGGGCGTACGGTTcgatttgtttataattttctcACGTTTTCCCGGTAATTCtattaactttatcttttttttccaaccttcGTActattttcccttcttttctatgtttgatcTTTCCAGAAAAGAAGCAACAGAGAAATTACCgcagaaaggaaagaaaacggaaaagaattCGGCTGTCGAACAAAAATCATCAGAGGTATGTAGCGGAATATAAAAATGAGTGATTGTGAATGTTGAAATGACTGGTACGTTTATTGCAGGCTAACGACAAAGGAGCAGGGAGCTAGTATATTGTTAAATTAGAGTAACACGAAACACAACAGCGAGTATTAACGATGGAACAGTTTACGCCCAAGGAGGTGCGCATCCTCGAGAGCGCCGAGGATATCCAGGAGCGGCGTGACCAGGTGCTGAACCGTTACAGCGAGTTTAAGCTCGAGACGCGCCAGAAGCGTGAAAAGCTAGAGGATTCCCGGCGCTTCCAGTACTTCAAGCGCGACTCGGACGAGCTCGAAAGCTGGATCAACGAGAAGCTGCAGGCGGCGAGTGAGGAGAGCTACCGCGACCCGACCAACCTGCAGGCGAAGATCCAGAAGCACCAGGCGTTCGAGGCGGAAGTGTCGGCGCACAGCAACGCGATCGTGGTGCTGGACAACACCGGCCAGGAGATGATCAACCAGGGCCACTTTGCGTCGGAGACGATCAAGCGGCGGCTGGAAGAGCTGCAGCGCCTGTGGGAGCTGCTGCTGTCCCGGCTGGCCGAGAAGGGCATGAAGCTGCAGCAGGCACTGGTGCTGGTGCAGTTCCTGCGCCACTGCGAGGAGGTGATGTTCTGGATCAAGGACAAGGAGGCGTTCGTGACGGCGGACGAGTTTGGGCAGGACCTGGAGCACGTGGAGGTGCTGCAGCGCAAGTTCGACGAGTTCCAGAAGGACATGGCGTCGCAGGAGTACCGCGTGACGGAGGTGAACGAGCTGGCCGACAAGCTGCTGTTCGGCGGGCACCCGGAGCGGGAAACGATCACGCGCAAGAAGGAGGAACTGAACGAGGCCTGGCAGCGCCTGAAGCAGCTGGCCATACTGCGCCAGGAGAAGCTGTTCGGGGCGCACGAAATCCAACGGTTCAACCGCGATGCGGATGAGACGGTTGCGTGGATCGCTGAGAAGGATGTCGTGCTCTCGTCGGACGACTACGGGCGCGATCTGGCCAGCGTGCAGGCGCTGCAGCGCAAGCACGAGGGTGTCGAGCGTGATCTGGCGGCGCTGGAGGACAAGGTGGCCGCCCTCGGTACGGAGGCGGGCCGCCTCTGCAGCATCCACGCCGATCACAGCGACCAGATTCGTGAGAAGCAGGCCGAGATTGCCGCCTACTGGCAGTCGCTCACGGCCAAGGCGAAGGAGCGCAAGCAGAAGCTCGACGAGTCCTACTTCTTGCACCGTTTCCTGGCCGATTTCCGCGACCTGGTGTCGTGGATCAACGGCATGAAGGCGATCATATCGGCGGACGAGCTGGCGAAGGACGTGGCCGGGGCCGAGGCGCTGCTCGAGCGTCACCAGGAGCACAAGGGCGAGATCGATGCCCGCGTCGACAGTTTCAAGCTAACGACCGAGGCGGGCCGACAGCTGCTCGAACGGGAGCACTATGCGGCGGCCGAGGTACAGGAGAAGCTGGCCGCGTTGGAGAACGACAAGAGCTCgctgctggtgctgtgggaGGATCGTCGCATCCTTTACGAGCAGTGCATGGATCTGCAGCTGTTCTACCGCGACACGGAACAGGCCGACACGTGGATGGCGAAGCAGGAAGCCTTCCTGGCGAACGAGGATTTGGGCGATTCGCTCGACTCGGTGGAGGCGCTGATCAAAAAGCACGAAGACTTCGAGAAGAGTCTGGCGGCGCAGGAGGAGAAGATCAAGGCGTTGGACGTATTCGCGACGAAGCTGATCGACGGGCAGCACTACGCGGCGGACGATGTCGCGCAAAGACGCGCGATGTTGTTGGCGCGCCGCTCGGCCCTGCAGGAGAAGTCGTCCGTCcgccagcagctgctggaagATTCCAACGCCCTGCAGCAGTTCGAGCGCGATTGCGACGAAACGAAGGGTTGGATCAGCGAGAAGCTGAAGTTCGCCACGGACGATAGCTATCTCGATCCGACCAACCTGAACGGCAAGGTGCAGAAGCACACCAACTTCGAGCATGAGCTGACGGCGAACAAGAGCCGCATCGAGGACATCACGGCGACCGGCCAAACGCTGGCCGAAAAGGGTCATTACGCTTCCGATAAGGTGAACGCGCGCATGCAGGAAATCGTGACGCTGTGGGAATCGTTGGTGCGCGCTTCGGACAAGAAGGGCTGCAAGCTGCAGGAGGcctcgcagcagcaacaattcAACCGCACGGTCGAGGACATCGAGCTGTGGTTGAGCGAGGTCGAGGGTCAGCTGATGTCGGAGGACTACGGCAAGGATCTGACGAGCGTGCAGAATCTGCAGAAGAAGCAGGCCCTGCTGGAGGCCGACGTGATGGCGCACCAGGATCGCATCGAGGGGATCAAGGTGGCGGCAAATAAGTTCGTCGAGAGCGGTCACTTCGATGCGGACAACATCCGCTCGAAGGAGGCAGCCCTGTCGAAGCGATACGCGGCACTGGCGGAACCGATGGCTACGCGCAAGCAACGGCTTCTCGATTCGCTGCAGGTGCAGCAGCTGTTCCGAGATCTGGAGGACGAGGCAGCATGGATCCGTGAGAAGGAACCGGTAGCCGCGTCGACGAACCGTGGTCGCGATCTGATCGGTGTGCAGAATCTGATCAAGAAGCACCAGGCCGTGCTGGCGGAGATCAACAACCACGAGAACCGGTGCGCAGGGGTCATCTCCAACGGGGAGCAGATGCTTGGCGAGCAGCCGACGTCGAGCGAGGAGATTAAGCTACGCCTGGATGCCCTCAAGGATCAGTGGAACTCGCTGAAGGAGAAATCGAACCAGCGCAAGCAAGACTTGGAGGATTCGCTGCAGGCGCACCAGTACTTTGCCGACGCGAACGAGGCCGAATCGTGGATGCGCGAGAAGGAACCGATCGTGTCGAACCAGGACTACGGCAAGGACGAGGATTCGTCCGAGGCGCTGCTGAAGAAGCACGAGGCACTCGTGTCAGACCTGGAGGCGTTCGGTAACACCATTCAGGCGCTGCAGGAGCAGGCGAAGAACTGCCGCCAGCAGGAGACGCCCGTCGTCGACATTACGGGTAAGGAGTGCGTGATGGCGCTGTACGACTACACGGAGAAGTCGCCGCGCGAGGTGTCGATGAAGAAGAACGACGTGCTGACGCTGCTCAACTCGAACAACAAGGACTGGTGGAAGGTGGAGGTGAACGATCGCCAGGGATTCGTGCCGGCCGCGTACATCAAGAAGATCGATCCGGGCCTCAGCGCCAGCCAGCAGAACCTGATCGATGGGCACTCGATTGCGAAGCGCCAGACGCAGATCAATAGCCAGTACGATAACCTGCTCGCGTTGGCCCGCGAGCGTCAGAACAAGCTGAACGAGACGGTCAAGGCGTACGTGCTGGTGCGTGAGGCCGCCGACCTGGCCGCATGGATCAAGGACAAGGAAAGCCACGCGCAGATCAAGGATGTCGGCGAGGAcctggaggaggtggaggtgtTGCAGAAGAAGTTCGACGACTTCAACGACGATCTGAAGGCGAACGAGGTGCGTCTGGCGAAGCTGAACGAGATCGCCATTCAGCTGACTTCGCTCGGCCAGACCGAGGCGGCGCTCAAGATCAAGACGCAAATTCAAACGCTCAACGAAGAGTGGGCAACGCTGCAGACGATCACGCAGGAGCGTGCCAGCCAGCTCGGATCGGCGCACGAGGTGCAACGCTTCCACCGGGACGTGGACGAGACGAAGGACTGGATCGCCGAGAAGGAGAATGCTCTGAACAACGACGAGCTCGGCAAGGATCTGCGTGGTGTGCAAACGCTTCAGCGCAAACACGAAGGACTCGAGCGCGATCTGGCCGCCCTGCAGGACAAAATCCGCCAGCTTGATGAGACGGCGAACCGGCTGATGCAGTCGCACCCGGACACGGCCGAGCAGACGTACGCGAAGCAGAAGGAAATCAACGAGGAGTGGCAGCAGGTGGTGACGAAGGCGCAGCAGCGCAAGGAAAAGCTGCTCGATTCGTACGATCTGCAGCGCTTCCTGAGCGACTACCGCGATCTGTCCGCCTGGATCAGCTCCATGATGGGTCTGGTGACGTCGGAAGAACTCGCCAACGATGTGACCGGTGCGGAGGCACTGATCGAGCGTCATCAGGTGAGAAAATCAGGTCCTTCAGGGGGTCTTTTCCGTAAAGGGGAGTTTCAAATCGGCATCAGATAGCCGAACTGTATCGTCTTCCGCTGTGTTACAAGTCAAACGTCCCTATAAAGACAGACTTTGATGGTGCTTTTCAAAAGCAAAGAGAATCCTAGATCTCATTCACCACAAAGAATTGAACGTGAACGACTGTTTCGatctttttccctttcaaaGCCATTCTCTCATTGGAGTGTtcgaattttaattatttgacCATTCATTATTTGCTTGAAATGGAATACTGTGTGAAATTTTCAATCTCCCATTCCAAGTCCAAGTTTTTTGTGTTACCATTTGTGTCTGTTCCCATTCATGGTCCGTGCATTATCATGTCTTCCGTTTGACCATCGTGAATGTCCCTTAAAAGTGTCCACAGGTCGAGCATCGTTCAAGCACAAAGTTGATATTATTAGCCAAGCTATACGTTTTCATTTATTGCCATCAACTTTTATGAACACACTGATGCAAACAACGAACTATACAATGAGCTATCAAAAATACGAGACACGCACACCTCGCAGTGGACAACATTGTGCCGTCTACGAAAAGCATAAGGAATCGTGTTTTTCTCACCCTAAACCAGCACTTCATTGAGGCTTGCCGTTTAATGTGCACAAATATTAGACCGgtcaattttattcatttatttgtgtGTTTAAGTTTCCGTTTGATTGGAAACCCAATTCGTCCCCGGATGAAGTATTTGGACCATTTTGGAAATTATTGGCAGcacgaaagcaaaaaacaattattgtacaaacaaaaaacccgttTTGTAAGAAACTTTCTTCCACCTTATTTACCATTTTGGACAGACAAAatttaaacgtactaaaatgATATGTTATTCTTTCTCCAAATTTGTGACCTTTTcttaattacttttttttcatagaatcaTCGTGCCGAAATAGATTTTCGTTGCGGTATCCCGCAGGTACAGCCCCACAGCAGCAAAAAGCAGCCTTTatcttcgtttcattttagttttttttactctaAACCCAATTTTATCTAAAACAAATTGCAATAGCGCCCGCGCATTTTCGCCTTTTTCGCATTTTAAAAGCAAACTTTACCCACACACTCACTGTTGTTAATCGCCTTTTGCGTACGCTTTAATCGTTTTTGTACTTGTAACGTAAGATTATTGTGGTTTTAATACTTTGTacctttaatttaaaatgtttctgtttCAATAGTAACTTCGGCATTCTAATTTGGCGacactttatgtttttgtttgatgtaaTTAACTCTGGAACAAATATggatatatttatattttggctGATAGTTTTctgtggttcttttttttgtctgtcATAATTTTGCGGTCTATGCTGTAATATGGTACACACATCATTAATAATGTGATATGTTGTTTATGGTCCGTTTATTTACATcactgtatttttttcttcacccctTTCACATGATAAACATTTATAGCGCTGCTTACCTGAATTGCTGTAATGGTTTTGTCAAGCGCTAAAGCTAACATAAGTTTTGATCGTGttcacgatcgcgatcgcgccAGGAGCGAAACAGAACTTGATTCATTTTCTAACGATACAATGGATGGCATAGTTGGTTTCTTAGTTTGGAGCTTCATGAAGTTAATCTACACCTACATAATACAATAATATTAAATGCCATTACATGATtatcattttcaattaatcAGTTCACGAAGTGGaagtaacaaaaaaccacacacacttCTCATGCATATTTGGCTCCGGCTTGCCGTGCAATAAGGCTCTCACATATGTGCTATTAATAATATAGTTTTCATTTACGTTCATTCGGTAAATGTGTGAGATatagttattttatttttcctaattCCATATTACACCCATTTTTTGATTTCACTTTCACTCTGGCTCAGGGTGGTAGCTCACATCattcaaaaacattattttaccgTCTTAGTGAATTATTTAATgacattgttttattttcctttcgttcggtTGATCGATTTTCCGTACACAGGAGCATCGTACGGAGGTAGATGCACGCGCCGGTACGTTCTCCGCGTTCGAGCAGTTCGGTAACGAGCTGCTGCAGGCGAACCACTATGCCGCTCCGGAGATTCAAGAGAAGATCGAGAATCTGGCCAAGGCACGGGAAGAGCTGGAGCGTGCTTGGACGGCGCGTCGGCTGCAGCTCGACCAGAACCTCGACCTGCAGCTGTACCTGCGTGACTGCGAGCAGGCCGAGAACTGGATGAGCGCCCGCGAAGCCTTCCTGAACGCGGAGGAGGTCGACTCGAAGGGTGACAACGTGGAGGCGCTGATCAAGAAGCACGAGGACTTCGACAAGGCGATCAATGGGCATGAGGAGAAGATCGGCGCGCTGCAGGTGCTGGCCGATCAGCTGATCCAGCAGGAGCACTACGCTGGCAAGCTGATCGACGACAAGCGCCAGGAGGTGCTGGACCGCTGGCGGCATCTGAAGGAGGACCTGATCGAGAAGCGATCGCGGCTGGGAGATGAGCAGACGCTGCAGCAGTTCTCGCGTGACGCGGACGAGATCGAGAACTGGATCGCGGAGAAGCTGCAGCTGGCGACGGAGGAAAGCTACAAGGATCCGGCCAACATCCAGTCGAAGCATCAGAAGCATCAGGCGTTCGAGGCGGAACTGGCGGCCAATGCGGATCGTATCCAGAGCGTGCTGGCGATGGGAAGCAATCTGATCGATCGCAACCAGTGCAGTGGCTCGGAGGAGGCGGTCCAGAAGCGCCTGACGCAGATCGCCGACCAGTGGGAGTACCTGACGCAGAAGACGACGGAGAAGTCGCTGAAGCTGAAGGAGGCGAACAAGCAGCGCACTTACATTGCGGCCGTGAAGGATCTGGACTTTTGGCTCGGCGAGGTTGAGAGTCTGCTGACGTCGGAGGACGCCGGTAAGGATCTGGCGTCGGTGCAGAATCTGATGAAGAAACATCAACTGGTCGAGGCGGATATCCACGCGCATGAGGATCGCATCAAGGACATGAACAGCCAGGCGGATTCGTTGGTTGAGAGCGGTCAGTTCGATAGTGCCGGCATCCAGGAGAAGCGTCAGTCGATCAACGAGCGGTACGAGCGCATCCGCAACCTGGCTGCGCACCGCCAGGCCCGCCTGAACGAGGCGAACACGCTGCACCAGTTCTTCCGCGATATCGCCGATGAGGAGAGCTGGATCAAGGAGAAGAAGCTGCTGGTCGGATCGGACGATTACGGCCGCGATCTGACCGGTGTACAGAACCTCAAGAAGAAGCACAAGCGCTTGGAAGCGGAATTGGCTTCGCACGAGCCGGCCATCCAGGCGGTGCAGGAAGCGGGCGAGAAGCTGATGGACGTTTCGAACCTGGGCGTGCCGGAGATCGAACAGCGACTGAAGGCTCTCAATCAGGCGTGGACCGAATTGAAGGGCCTTGCGGCAACCCGTGGTCAGAAGCTCGATGAGTCGCTCATCTACCAGCAGTTCTTGGCGAAGGTCGAAGAGGAGGAAGCCTGGATCACCGAGAAACAACAGCTGTTGTCCGTGGAAGACTATGGCGATTCGATGGCGGCCGTGCAGGGTCTGATGAAGAAGCACGATGCATTCGAGACGGACTTTGCGGCCCATCGTGAGCGTTGTGCCGATATCCGTGACCACGGTCAGACGCTGGTGACGAACAATAACCATCACGGAGAGAGCATCTCGCAGCGTTGCGTGCAGCTCGACAAGAAGCTGGAGAACCTACAAGCGTTGGCCAACCGACGCAAGACGGCACTGCTCGATAACTTCGCCTATCTGCAGTTCATGTGGAAGGCGGACGTGGTCGAGAGCTGGATCGCGGACAAGGAGAACCACGTGAAGTCCGAGGAGTTTGGTCGCGATTTGTCCACCGTTCAAACGTTGTTGACGAAGCAGGAGACATTCGATGCTGGTAAGTTATTCAACGAAAGGCCAAACATACAGTTTCCCGTTGCTAATGTTTCCCCTCATGGTCATCATTTCACAGGTCTCTCGGCGTTTGAACATGAGGGCATTCATAACATTACCGCGCTGAAGGATCAGCTGATCAACGCCAACCATGCCCAGTCGGCCGCCATCCTCAAGCGTCACGAGGACGTGCTGACTCGTTGGCAGAAGCTCCGGGCCGATTCGGAAGCCCGCAAGTATCGCCTGCTCAACATGCAGGATCAGTTCCGCCAGATCGAGGATTTGTATCTGACGTTCGCAAAGAAGGCGTCCGCGTTCAACTCGTGGTTTGAGAACGCCGAGGAGGATCTGACCGATCCGGTGCGTTGCAATTCGATCGAGGAGATTAAGGCACTGCGGGAGGCACATGCCGCCTTCCAGGCTTCGCTGTCGTCGGCACAGGTCGACTTCCAGGCGCTGGCCGCGTTGGATCAGAAGATCAAGAGCTTCAACGTCGGTCCGAACCCGTACACCTGGTTCACGATGGAGGCGCTCGAGGATACCTGGCGCAATCTGCAGAAGATCATCGAGGAGCGTGACGCCGAGCTGGCCAAGGAGGTGCACCGCCAGGAGGAGAACGATAAGCTGCGTAAGGAGTTTGCCAAGCACGCCAATCTGTTCCACCAGTGGCTGACGGAAACGAGGTATGTCGATGGGTTGGGCTATGGTGGGgggtatttttcttcttctttatttCAGATAATTACATCCACTGCATACCACATCCTTCGAAATCTACTGAGGATTGAAGTGTGGCCCACCCTGTGTGTGTTACGTTTCAAAGATCAcaaaaaacagacacacaaacacgcccACCACACACAGTATCACTAAATCCACTCTCCTTATGTTCACATCTCTACCCTTCTGTTACCTCCTGCATCGACCGCACACGAACACCGTATCACAACgtacatgtgtgtgtatgtctgtgtgtgtgtattaccCAACAATAGATACAACATACTTGGCTGGGACTTGAATGGGTAATGAAAGTTATGTGTGACTGACAAAAACGCCAAAAAAGGGCTGCTTTCCGCAGTGCAAAACTATTTAATTAAGCCGCTAAACAAATGCCATCATTAACCAGAACGCTGAAGCAAGCCAATGCCACGCAATCAGATGTTGCGTTTGCATTGATAAATATTTCTAAATACATAAAATTCGGTTACGGTTCATTATATTGTAGTAAGAGGTACATCTTGCGAAATCGAGAATGTTTATACATTTCGATAATATGATGTACTCTtctcaaatcgaagatcgttTGTTTCAGAACTGTGGTGCATCGCTTTTCATAGAAGCAATTGAATCTAGTTACCATCGATGGATGTATAGCGCGATGATGAACTGACTGAAAACTATGGCAACTCGATCGGATCGATTCTATGCAAAGGGATCCGCCACAGAGTAAATGATTATTGTTGAATGAGGTATTCTAAAGCGAAAACATAACAATTGCCGCACTTAAAATAACATGATTGTTTACTCATGCTTCATAACCGAATGCCAATATTTGTCACATTTCTTAACCGATGCTGGCAGtgtgaaaattttcatttaatcttATCGAGtgataaaaaagattgttttgGCCTTATAATCATACTTGGTATTTCACCCTTCTACAGAACGTCGCTGATGGACGGATCTGGCTCACTGGAGGAACAATTCGAAGCGCTCTGTCACAAGGCCAACGAAATCCGTGCCCGCCGTGGCGATctgaagaagatcgaagagCTCGGTGCGACGCTGGAGGAACATCTTATTTTGGACAACCGCTACACGGAACATTCGACAGTCGGCCTAGCGCAACAGTGGGATCAGCTCGACCAGCTGGCCATGCGCATGCAGCACAACCTAAAGCAGCAGATCCAGGCCCGCAACCAGTCCGGCGTGTCGGAAGACTCGCTCAAGGAGTTCTCGATGATGTTCAAGCACTTCGACAAGGACAAGAGCGGCAAGCTGAACCACCAGGAGTTCAAATCCTGCCTGCGTGCCCTCGGTTACGATCTGCCAATGGTGGAGGAGGGCCAACCCGACCCGGAGTTCGAGGAAATCCTGAACGTGGTCGACCCGAACCGAGACGGCCAGGTGTCGTTGCAGGAGTACATCGCCTTCATGATATCGAAGGAAACGGAGAACGTACAAAGCTTCGAGGAGATCGAGAACGCGTTCCGTGCGATCACCGCCTCCGATCCCCGTCCCCGCCCTTACGTCACGAAGGAGGAACTCTATTCCGTGAGTATTTTGCTAGaacaattcatatttttttaaatgtttatttaactCTTCGTTTGTTGTATTTCAAAATTACAGAACCTCACCAAAGATATGGCCGACTACTGCGTGCAGCGCATGAAACCATACAACGACCCGAAGACCGGCCATCCGATTACGGGTGCCCTGGACTATGTGGAATTCACGAGAACTTTATTCCAAAACTAAGGACCCACACTTTTTCCTGGCAATTGCTATCGATTGTTTTTTAACGCATTTTGACGATAAGAAAAATCGCGTCTGTCGATCGTCACCTTGGCGGCAAGACGACACataatatatttttactttgattttatatatttatatacattCGAGCATGCAAGCAACATACTGTAGTGTGTGAGTAGTGGTGATAGTAGAACGAGAGCCGAAAAATCCGCCTTCCGCCCGTTTTATTCCTCGTGCGAATCATTGTTAAAACGCTTTATCGCTTTTGTACACGTGTTTAGCagctaaagaaaaaaaatattatcgaACGACGAGCGCAAAATCGAACCGATCGACCATCAACACCCTCTGGGATTTAGAACGGATAGAGAGATTCTTTTCTGGCCAGTTTCTTGCATACGAAACTGTCTTTGAATGGTGTGTAGGCGTTCAAAAGCAGCTATTTGTGTCCATCTTggagcaaaataaattaaaaaaaaggattacaAAATATTACCGTTGATAAAGCAAAATTTAAATCTAACAATACTGGAAACGacgttaaaattgaaaatccgGCATATTTCCGGTACTCTTAATGCATATGTTGATTGATAGTGAGAGATACGTGAAGTATTTATTTACACCAATATCGAATCCAATATCTCGTTCAATTTCGAGTCTAACGTCGAGGGCGCTTAGCTGTGCGGCGCACATATATGAATAGCGCAATGAAGTCAAATATTCTTGTGAGTGCGTGCGCATCTTTCGGAAGCCGAAAGGAACAGGCACATACAGCAATGCACACAATACACTGCAAATGTATCCTAAA encodes:
- the LOC131281142 gene encoding spectrin alpha chain isoform X1, which produces MEQFTPKEVRILESAEDIQERRDQVLNRYSEFKLETRQKREKLEDSRRFQYFKRDSDELESWINEKLQAASEESYRDPTNLQAKIQKHQAFEAEVSAHSNAIVVLDNTGQEMINQGHFASETIKRRLEELQRLWELLLSRLAEKGMKLQQALVLVQFLRHCEEVMFWIKDKEAFVTADEFGQDLEHVEVLQRKFDEFQKDMASQEYRVTEVNELADKLLFGGHPERETITRKKEELNEAWQRLKQLAILRQEKLFGAHEIQRFNRDADETVAWIAEKDVVLSSDDYGRDLASVQALQRKHEGVERDLAALEDKVAALGTEAGRLCSIHADHSDQIREKQAEIAAYWQSLTAKAKERKQKLDESYFLHRFLADFRDLVSWINGMKAIISADELAKDVAGAEALLERHQEHKGEIDARVDSFKLTTEAGRQLLEREHYAAAEVQEKLAALENDKSSLLVLWEDRRILYEQCMDLQLFYRDTEQADTWMAKQEAFLANEDLGDSLDSVEALIKKHEDFEKSLAAQEEKIKALDVFATKLIDGQHYAADDVAQRRAMLLARRSALQEKSSVRQQLLEDSNALQQFERDCDETKGWISEKLKFATDDSYLDPTNLNGKVQKHTNFEHELTANKSRIEDITATGQTLAEKGHYASDKVNARMQEIVTLWESLVRASDKKGCKLQEASQQQQFNRTVEDIELWLSEVEGQLMSEDYGKDLTSVQNLQKKQALLEADVMAHQDRIEGIKVAANKFVESGHFDADNIRSKEAALSKRYAALAEPMATRKQRLLDSLQVQQLFRDLEDEAAWIREKEPVAASTNRGRDLIGVQNLIKKHQAVLAEINNHENRCAGVISNGEQMLGEQPTSSEEIKLRLDALKDQWNSLKEKSNQRKQDLEDSLQAHQYFADANEAESWMREKEPIVSNQDYGKDEDSSEALLKKHEALVSDLEAFGNTIQALQEQAKNCRQQETPVVDITGKECVMALYDYTEKSPREVSMKKNDVLTLLNSNNKDWWKVEVNDRQGFVPAAYIKKIDPGLSASQQNLIDGHSIAKRQTQINSQYDNLLALARERQNKLNETVKAYVLVREAADLAAWIKDKESHAQIKDVGEDLEEVEVLQKKFDDFNDDLKANEVRLAKLNEIAIQLTSLGQTEAALKIKTQIQTLNEEWATLQTITQERASQLGSAHEVQRFHRDVDETKDWIAEKENALNNDELGKDLRGVQTLQRKHEGLERDLAALQDKIRQLDETANRLMQSHPDTAEQTYAKQKEINEEWQQVVTKAQQRKEKLLDSYDLQRFLSDYRDLSAWISSMMGLVTSEELANDVTGAEALIERHQEHRTEVDARAGTFSAFEQFGNELLQANHYAAPEIQEKIENLAKAREELERAWTARRLQLDQNLDLQLYLRDCEQAENWMSAREAFLNAEEVDSKGDNVEALIKKHEDFDKAINGHEEKIGALQVLADQLIQQEHYAGKLIDDKRQEVLDRWRHLKEDLIEKRSRLGDEQTLQQFSRDADEIENWIAEKLQLATEESYKDPANIQSKHQKHQAFEAELAANADRIQSVLAMGSNLIDRNQCSGSEEAVQKRLTQIADQWEYLTQKTTEKSLKLKEANKQRTYIAAVKDLDFWLGEVESLLTSEDAGKDLASVQNLMKKHQLVEADIHAHEDRIKDMNSQADSLVESGQFDSAGIQEKRQSINERYERIRNLAAHRQARLNEANTLHQFFRDIADEESWIKEKKLLVGSDDYGRDLTGVQNLKKKHKRLEAELASHEPAIQAVQEAGEKLMDVSNLGVPEIEQRLKALNQAWTELKGLAATRGQKLDESLIYQQFLAKVEEEEAWITEKQQLLSVEDYGDSMAAVQGLMKKHDAFETDFAAHRERCADIRDHGQTLVTNNNHHGESISQRCVQLDKKLENLQALANRRKTALLDNFAYLQFMWKADVVESWIADKENHVKSEEFGRDLSTVQTLLTKQETFDAGLSAFEHEGIHNITALKDQLINANHAQSAAILKRHEDVLTRWQKLRADSEARKYRLLNMQDQFRQIEDLYLTFAKKASAFNSWFENAEEDLTDPVRCNSIEEIKALREAHAAFQASLSSAQVDFQALAALDQKIKSFNVGPNPYTWFTMEALEDTWRNLQKIIEERDAELAKEVHRQEENDKLRKEFAKHANLFHQWLTETRTSLMDGSGSLEEQFEALCHKANEIRARRGDLKKIEELGATLEEHLILDNRYTEHSTVGLAQQWDQLDQLAMRMQHNLKQQIQARNQSGVSEDSLKEFSMMFKHFDKDKSGKLNHQEFKSCLRALGYDLPMVEEGQPDPEFEEILNVVDPNRDGQVSLQEYIAFMISKETENVQSFEEIENAFRAITASDPRPRPYVTKEELYSNLTKDMADYCVQRMKPYNDPKTGHPITGALDYVEFTRTLFQN